A portion of the Actomonas aquatica genome contains these proteins:
- a CDS encoding tetratricopeptide repeat protein, with product MSVISSFRSRLRCVSTFWALVGALAVAWVLPGCQVVPQSSTIVAASAGDVQEEAWANVQELTAELGQVDGRRYPGVAALVSDLRAAAARVDAGTGGSYEMLDPAKLIAENPNFWQAMAEMDPGDSTLAVLEGMVLAAAGHIEAAQDALELAEAGPLMEDELGRRVAAQLRTIDAWSLSPPGVQLLQARSLPPEEQWSPVKKVEASFPESATAAMAVLRMRAELADIELTEAEGDDERMRTKILAAEPRAVKVLEEKQPLWAAILKADGEAGDAGRRIAKMLEPDLTGVLNLSAEDWEQLIADFDRIGLPDWALRALRMRAAESGGLSDRDLTAMRQLLPKVLPAATAERLVDALESGSLEPVALRVPQAEPTGTEDWPIDPVVGGSLVSLTRQAEAVLEDVEGEPETLIERSAVVSLAQNALLLGDLERAERELLNAATVADADERLQVARLKLAMMRGERGAVVAAQEELRKVDRGFKQSYFTAGNSFIQTGDWEQAMDVFAVGFKHRNLEPERRAYAALYSHAAARLAGRSQEKMLREALELVEEDEWVARLILTVLGEVEPAQLMVEADEGRHYVALGQRCEAHFVLAFTPGQTTTGRNAELEACIATGVSTFIEYEFAQSWLRAQGGR from the coding sequence ATGTCCGTAATCTCTTCGTTCCGTTCCCGTCTGCGTTGCGTATCCACCTTCTGGGCACTCGTTGGCGCGCTGGCGGTGGCCTGGGTGTTGCCCGGCTGTCAGGTGGTGCCGCAATCGAGCACGATCGTGGCGGCTTCTGCGGGTGACGTGCAGGAAGAGGCTTGGGCGAACGTGCAGGAACTCACCGCTGAACTGGGCCAGGTGGACGGGCGGCGGTATCCCGGCGTGGCGGCGTTGGTGAGCGACCTGCGGGCGGCGGCGGCGCGGGTCGATGCGGGCACGGGCGGTAGTTACGAGATGCTCGATCCGGCGAAGCTCATCGCGGAGAATCCGAACTTTTGGCAGGCGATGGCGGAGATGGACCCGGGCGACAGCACGTTGGCGGTGTTGGAGGGCATGGTGCTGGCGGCGGCGGGCCACATCGAAGCGGCGCAGGATGCATTGGAGTTGGCAGAGGCCGGACCGTTGATGGAGGACGAACTTGGCCGGCGGGTGGCGGCGCAGTTACGCACCATCGATGCGTGGTCGCTTTCCCCGCCGGGGGTGCAGCTTTTGCAGGCGCGCAGTCTGCCGCCGGAGGAGCAGTGGTCGCCGGTGAAGAAGGTGGAGGCGAGTTTTCCGGAATCGGCCACGGCGGCGATGGCGGTGCTGCGGATGCGCGCGGAGCTGGCCGACATCGAGCTCACCGAAGCGGAGGGCGACGACGAGCGCATGCGCACCAAGATCCTCGCGGCCGAACCGCGGGCGGTGAAGGTGCTGGAGGAGAAGCAACCGCTGTGGGCGGCGATTTTGAAGGCGGACGGCGAAGCGGGCGACGCGGGGCGACGCATCGCCAAGATGCTGGAACCGGATCTGACCGGCGTGCTGAACCTGTCTGCGGAAGACTGGGAGCAGTTGATCGCGGATTTTGATCGGATCGGGCTGCCGGATTGGGCGCTGCGGGCGTTGCGCATGCGAGCGGCGGAGAGCGGTGGTCTGAGTGATCGTGATCTGACCGCGATGCGTCAGCTATTGCCGAAGGTGCTGCCGGCGGCGACGGCCGAACGCTTGGTGGATGCCTTGGAAAGTGGCAGTCTCGAGCCGGTGGCGCTGCGGGTGCCGCAGGCGGAGCCGACCGGGACAGAGGACTGGCCGATCGATCCGGTGGTGGGGGGATCGTTGGTTTCCCTGACCCGGCAGGCCGAAGCGGTGCTGGAGGATGTCGAAGGTGAGCCGGAGACCTTGATCGAGCGCAGTGCGGTCGTGAGTCTGGCGCAAAACGCGCTGTTGTTGGGCGATCTGGAGCGGGCCGAGCGGGAGTTGCTCAATGCGGCGACGGTGGCGGACGCCGATGAGCGGCTGCAGGTGGCGCGGTTGAAACTGGCGATGATGCGGGGCGAGCGCGGCGCGGTGGTCGCGGCCCAGGAGGAGCTGCGCAAGGTCGATCGCGGGTTTAAACAGAGCTATTTTACGGCGGGCAATTCGTTCATCCAGACCGGCGATTGGGAGCAGGCTATGGACGTCTTTGCGGTCGGTTTTAAACACCGCAATCTCGAGCCGGAGCGCCGGGCTTATGCGGCCTTGTATTCCCATGCGGCGGCGCGACTGGCCGGGCGCAGTCAGGAAAAAATGCTCCGCGAGGCGCTGGAGTTGGTGGAGGAAGACGAGTGGGTGGCGCGGCTGATTTTGACGGTGCTGGGCGAGGTGGAGCCCGCGCAACTCATGGTCGAGGCCGACGAAGGCCGCCACTACGTCGCGCTGGGGCAGCGTTGTGAGGCGCACTTTGTGTTGGCCTTCACCCCGGGGCAGACTACGACCGGGCGCAACGCGGAACTCGAAGCCTGCATCGCGACGGGTGTATCGACCTTCATCGAATACGAGTTCGCGCAAAGCTGGTTGCGGGCGCAAGGGGGGCGGTAG
- the nhaC gene encoding Na+/H+ antiporter NhaC — MKHAPTSLRAPTLGESLIPVVCLVVFLAGSVLNLNDLPELAVITPLLRALASIPYFGDVLHASIPVQLPLVAATVVASIMAKRVGLRWRDIHESYLRGIKLSLGAVLILLVVGMLIGVWIASGVVPLMIVWGLKLLSPGAFLFVTCLICAIVSVVTGSSWTTAGTVGVALIGVGQGLGVPMPMVAGAIISGAYFGDKMSPLSDTTNLAPGVAGAELFEHVKHMLFTTGPSLVIALGLYWLLGLRFGEGTIEAGSIDEMIRGMSAGYTLSGWLVVPPLVVLVLVIARVPALPSLVAGVVVGGVMASVLQGSTLSDLLITSYDGFVSETGVAAVDDLLTRGGMSSMYGTVGIILCAMCYGGVMERSGMLERIAGAILGLAKSRGGLVGATLATSMGINLVASDQYLSIVVPGRMYRGAYAKRGLHPKNLSRCLEDGGTITSPLIPWNSCGAYMFATLGVFPLAYLPFAFLNLLNPLISLLYGFTGWTMAPADPVDDEEEE; from the coding sequence ATGAAGCACGCACCGACTTCTCTTCGCGCCCCGACGCTGGGCGAATCGCTGATTCCGGTCGTATGCCTGGTGGTGTTCCTGGCTGGATCGGTGCTCAATCTCAATGACCTCCCGGAGCTGGCGGTGATCACGCCGCTGCTGCGGGCCCTGGCGTCGATTCCGTATTTCGGCGACGTGTTGCACGCCTCGATTCCGGTGCAGTTGCCGCTCGTGGCGGCGACGGTGGTGGCCTCCATTATGGCGAAGCGGGTCGGGCTGCGTTGGCGGGACATTCACGAGAGTTATTTGCGTGGCATCAAACTGTCGCTGGGCGCGGTGCTCATTCTGCTGGTGGTGGGCATGTTGATCGGGGTGTGGATCGCCAGCGGGGTGGTGCCCTTGATGATCGTGTGGGGGCTCAAGCTGCTGTCGCCGGGGGCGTTTCTTTTTGTGACCTGCCTGATCTGCGCGATCGTATCGGTGGTGACGGGCAGCTCGTGGACGACGGCGGGCACGGTGGGGGTGGCGCTTATCGGCGTGGGGCAGGGGCTGGGCGTGCCCATGCCGATGGTGGCGGGGGCCATCATCTCGGGGGCGTATTTTGGCGATAAGATGTCACCGTTGTCGGATACCACTAACCTGGCGCCGGGCGTGGCGGGAGCGGAGTTGTTCGAGCACGTGAAGCACATGCTTTTCACCACCGGGCCGAGTTTGGTGATCGCGCTGGGGCTGTATTGGCTGCTCGGGCTGCGCTTCGGCGAGGGCACGATCGAGGCGGGCTCGATTGACGAAATGATCCGTGGCATGAGCGCCGGTTACACGCTCTCGGGCTGGCTGGTGGTGCCACCGCTGGTGGTGTTGGTGCTGGTGATCGCGCGGGTGCCGGCCTTGCCGTCGCTGGTGGCGGGCGTGGTGGTGGGCGGGGTGATGGCCAGTGTGCTGCAAGGGAGCACGCTCTCGGATCTGTTGATCACCTCCTACGACGGTTTCGTGAGTGAGACCGGGGTTGCGGCGGTCGATGACCTGCTGACGCGCGGCGGGATGAGCAGCATGTATGGCACGGTGGGGATCATTTTGTGCGCGATGTGTTACGGCGGCGTGATGGAGCGGTCGGGCATGTTGGAACGCATCGCGGGGGCGATTCTGGGTCTGGCCAAATCGCGGGGCGGACTCGTGGGCGCGACGCTGGCGACCAGCATGGGCATCAATCTGGTGGCCTCGGACCAATACCTGTCGATTGTCGTGCCGGGCCGCATGTATCGCGGCGCTTACGCCAAGCGCGGGCTGCATCCGAAGAACCTGTCGCGGTGCCTCGAGGACGGCGGCACCATCACCTCGCCGCTCATTCCGTGGAATTCCTGCGGCGCCTACATGTTTGCGACGCTGGGGGTGTTCCCGCTGGCCTACCTGCCGTTTGCGTTTCTGAACCTGCTCAACCCGCTCATTTCGCTACTGTATGGCTTCACTGGCTGGACGATGGCCCCGGCAGATCCCGTGGACGACGAGGAGGAGGAATAG